A window of the Spirochaetaceae bacterium genome harbors these coding sequences:
- a CDS encoding metallophosphoesterase: protein MDSQASPDHAAATGDSPGRTIFVGDIHGCRAEFEELLNAVEFAPGRDRLLLTGDAFTRGPDPLGVWRLIRATRPEMVLGNHETWLLPQLRAIAAGGPPDTLKQTRGDRLHDLVPHVADLLPWLEALPLAIDEPQFLLVHAGINPETGLAGSTPDELVYIRTWPPTGGIVGPRWHDHIDPGGKPIVFGHDAPAGLVIKRPPGAAPDARPYLVGLDSACVFGGHLTAYLLEEDRILQVPARRRWFHQAPP, encoded by the coding sequence ATGGACTCCCAGGCGTCGCCCGACCACGCCGCCGCCACTGGCGACAGCCCCGGCCGCACCATCTTCGTGGGCGACATCCATGGCTGCCGCGCCGAGTTCGAAGAGCTGCTCAACGCGGTCGAGTTCGCCCCCGGCCGCGACCGCCTGCTGCTCACCGGCGACGCCTTCACCCGCGGACCCGACCCGCTCGGCGTGTGGCGGCTGATCCGGGCCACCCGCCCCGAGATGGTGCTCGGCAACCACGAGACCTGGCTGCTGCCGCAACTGCGTGCCATCGCCGCCGGCGGCCCCCCGGATACCCTGAAACAGACCCGCGGCGACCGGCTGCACGACCTGGTGCCGCACGTCGCCGACTTGCTGCCGTGGCTGGAGGCCCTGCCGCTGGCCATCGACGAGCCGCAATTCCTGCTCGTGCACGCCGGCATCAACCCCGAAACCGGCCTCGCCGGCAGCACCCCCGACGAACTGGTATACATCCGCACCTGGCCGCCCACCGGCGGCATCGTAGGCCCGCGCTGGCACGACCACATCGACCCGGGCGGCAAGCCGATCGTCTTCGGCCACGACGCCCCCGCCGGCCTGGTGATCAAACGCCCACCGGGCGCCGCCCCCGACGCCCGCCCCTACCTCGTCGGCCTCGACAGCGCCTGCGTCTTCGGCGGCCACCTCACCGCCTACCTCCTCGAAGAAGACCGCATCCTCCAAGTCCCCGCCCGCCGCCGCTGGTTCCACCAAGCCCCACCATGA